In the Commensalibacter melissae genome, AATATATTTATCGACAAGGTATTGGAATAGTTAAATGTTTTTTAAATATATCCAAAGAGGAACAGCGCAAGCGTTTATTGGCACGTTTGGAAAATAAAGAAAAACAATGGAAATTTTCCCCCAATGATCCAAAAGAGCGTCAATTTTGGGAAGAATATCAAGGTGCATATCAAGAGGTTATTGTACAGACAGCGGCACCAAACGCCCCCTGGTTTGTGATTCCTGCCAACAACAAATGGTTTGCACGTTTGGTTGTTGCGGAAATCATGATTGATGAATTGGAAAAACTTCATATTCCAGAACCCAAGCCAAGTCAAGAAGTTCTGGAATCTTTAAATTCACTGAAAGCTGAATTAGGAGGTAAATTTTCTAATAATAAAGTAGGAAAAAAAATCAAAAAGAATAAAAAAATCGGTAAAGATAAAAAAATAAAAAATCTAAATAAGTCTAAGGAATAATCTTCAATGATTATTGAAGCTCGTTTTTTTTCTTGGCTGTTCATATTGTCCAGCCTCTTTTTTTACTCTTTTCAAAGTCTGGCACAACCTGCTTCTGATAAATGTGATAATGAAAATTTTTTACATATTCAACAAGAGTATGAAAATAATATTGAACATTTAACTTTTAAGGATGTTCCTGTTCATCTTTGTGGTAAGGTGATCACAGTAAGTGATGCACGTTATACCAGAAGTGGCTTACATGGTTATTTTTATCTTTATATCGGGAAAGGTGTATCTATTCGAATTGTGAATAATCTCGATGAAATGAAAGCTCCAACCTGGCCTTGGGTAAAAAGAGGGGACTATGCTGAAGTTGTCGGGCGATATTATTATGATAGTCCAAGACATCAGGGAGTTGATTGGACGCATAAGGGAGCAAGCAGAAAATGGCCCTATCCAGGTTATGTGATTATAAATGGTATAAAATATTATTAATTCAATTAGAATTTTAAATATAAAAATAAGATTATGCGTTTTGAAACATCATTTTTTGAAATTTTGATGATAAAGTAGAATATATTTTAAACCAGCTCGTTTTTTCTTGATAGAATTGAATTTATTTCTTTTATGCAATTAAGGAATATTTTATTATTTTTTACTATTACATGAACTTTGCCACCTTTTGTTAATGTACCAAACAATATTTCATTAGAGAGGGGTTTGTTAATAAAGTCCTGAATAATACGATGCATAGGGCGTGCTCCATATAATGGATCATATCCATTTTCAACCAGCCAATCCTTTGCCGATTTGGAAATTTCTATAATAATGTTTTTATTTGATAATCTAGTGTTTAATTCATTAATGAATTTATCAATAATTTGAGCAACGATTGGTTTTGATAAAGGTCTAAAATTAATAATCGCATCAAGACGATTTCTGAATTCTGGTGAAAATTTTTCGTTTATGGCCTCGTTTGCATATCCTGCTTGATG is a window encoding:
- a CDS encoding DUF3465 domain-containing protein, whose product is MIIEARFFSWLFILSSLFFYSFQSLAQPASDKCDNENFLHIQQEYENNIEHLTFKDVPVHLCGKVITVSDARYTRSGLHGYFYLYIGKGVSIRIVNNLDEMKAPTWPWVKRGDYAEVVGRYYYDSPRHQGVDWTHKGASRKWPYPGYVIINGIKYY